A window of the Parafrankia discariae genome harbors these coding sequences:
- a CDS encoding DUF3418 domain-containing protein: MARDAHRLSRHLDRARRMRDPAARDSSIARLAADVEAARLRVETRRASVPVIGYPEELPVSQRRDEILTAIRDNQVVVIAGETGSGKTTQLPKLCLELGRGVRGMIGHTQPRRIAARTVAERIAEELGSVIPETGRDRAQAGPDGSDTGNNAGRGNSGGGGGGGLVGYQMRFTDRVGPTTLIKLMTDGILLNELTADRLLRQYDTLIIDEAHERSLNIDFILGYLHGLLPRRPDLKVVITSATIDPHRFAHHFHDAPVIEVSGRTYPVETRYRPMVDTGPGADDDSDSDSGAAPAARSGPRADGRRGTGGNGRRGSNEARRGAGGDPRTGAAGADTERDQVSAICDAVDELYTEGPGDILVFLSGEREIRDTADALARRDLPLTEIVPLYARLSSAEQHRVFTPHTGRRIVLATNVAETSLTVPGIRYVIDPGLARISRYSHRTKVQRLPIEPVSQASANQRAGRCGRTSDGICVRLYSEEDFAGRPAFTDPEILRTNLASVILQMEALGLGEMADFPFLDPPESRQVTDGMRLLTELGAFVEDAEPGRRLTPIGRSLAQLPVDPRLGRMVLAAGELGCLSEVLVIASALAIQDPRERPVEQRAAADERHARFTDPTSDFLSILNLWRHLRTAREERSSNQFRRMCRTEFLNYLRIREWQDVHGQLRAIARNLGLEPNDSPADARSVHQALLTGLLSHLGRYEPEKKDYLGARGARFAIFPGSGLARRRPSRPEAGDGGRETPAEAEAEAGGRRGPGIPTWVVAAELVETSRLWARTVARVEPEWVEPLAEHLLRRSYSEPHWSRKQAAALAYEKVTLYGIPLVTSRLVQYGRIDPVVSRDLFIRHALVEGDWHTRHAFFHANRELLAGVEELEHRARRRDIVVDDETLFEFYDRRIPADVVSGRHFDTWWKATRRTEPDLLDFSASMLVNDRAGAIRQQDYPDIWVADGIELALTYQFTPGEAADGVTVRVPLPVLGTLRAEPFTWQVPGLREELVTALIRALPKVVRRGFVPAPNYARAVLDRLAPADRPAPGGSPADGGGPPVDDRPLADAVAGELHRMSGSALPSGVWSPPRLAELLPPHLRMTFRVVDDGGKTLAEGKDLAELRARLRPRTKAVVTAAAAGVERAGLRTWDVGTLPAVIERSRGGHVVRAHPALVDEGGSVAVRVFDDRAEADRAMWAGTRRLLLLNVSSPVRGIIGRLPNAAKLALSNNPHRDVTDLLDDCVAAAVDTLLRRAGGPARDEAGFATLLETVRAELADTAWTVVRGTERVLAAAHEISLGVRALSSPALLVTATDLRTQLDALIHRGFVTEAGTERLPDLERYLTAARRRLDRLPGDAARDRQLTLRVRNVVEAFQELLDEVGPARAGSEPVQAIRWMIEELRVSLFAQALRTPYPVSEERVYRAIDQLRPG, encoded by the coding sequence ATGGCACGCGACGCCCACCGCCTGAGCCGGCACCTCGACCGGGCCCGCCGGATGCGCGACCCGGCGGCGCGCGACTCCTCGATCGCACGGCTGGCGGCGGACGTCGAGGCCGCGCGCCTGCGGGTGGAGACGCGCCGGGCGAGCGTCCCGGTGATCGGCTACCCGGAGGAGCTGCCGGTCAGCCAGCGCCGGGACGAGATCCTGACCGCCATCCGGGACAACCAGGTGGTGGTGATCGCCGGCGAGACCGGCTCGGGCAAGACCACGCAGCTGCCGAAGCTGTGCCTGGAGCTGGGCCGGGGCGTACGCGGCATGATCGGGCACACCCAGCCGCGGCGGATCGCCGCGCGCACCGTGGCGGAGCGGATCGCCGAGGAGCTCGGCAGCGTGATCCCCGAGACCGGCCGCGACCGGGCCCAGGCCGGCCCGGACGGAAGCGACACCGGGAACAACGCCGGCCGTGGGAACAGCGGCGGGGGCGGCGGGGGCGGCCTGGTCGGCTACCAGATGCGCTTCACCGACCGGGTCGGGCCGACCACGCTGATCAAGCTGATGACCGACGGCATCCTGCTCAACGAGCTGACCGCCGACCGGCTGCTCCGCCAGTACGACACCCTGATCATCGACGAGGCGCACGAGCGCAGCCTCAACATCGACTTCATCCTCGGCTACCTGCACGGGCTGCTCCCCCGCCGCCCGGACCTCAAGGTGGTCATCACCTCGGCGACGATCGACCCGCACCGGTTCGCCCACCACTTCCACGACGCGCCGGTGATCGAGGTCTCCGGCCGCACCTACCCGGTCGAGACCCGTTACCGCCCCATGGTCGACACCGGCCCGGGCGCCGACGACGACTCCGACTCCGACTCCGGTGCCGCTCCCGCGGCACGGAGCGGGCCACGTGCCGACGGTCGCAGGGGGACCGGCGGCAACGGCCGGAGAGGCAGCAACGAGGCCCGCCGGGGAGCCGGTGGCGACCCACGGACCGGGGCCGCGGGCGCCGACACCGAACGCGACCAGGTCTCGGCGATCTGCGACGCGGTGGACGAGCTGTACACCGAGGGGCCGGGCGACATCCTGGTGTTCCTCAGCGGGGAACGCGAGATCCGGGACACTGCCGACGCGCTGGCCCGCCGCGACCTCCCGCTGACCGAGATCGTCCCGCTCTACGCCCGGCTGTCCTCGGCCGAGCAGCACCGGGTCTTCACCCCGCACACCGGACGCCGGATCGTCCTGGCCACCAACGTCGCGGAGACGTCGCTGACCGTCCCGGGCATCCGCTACGTGATCGACCCGGGGCTGGCGCGGATCTCCCGGTACAGCCACCGGACGAAGGTGCAGCGCCTGCCGATCGAGCCGGTCTCGCAGGCCTCGGCCAACCAGCGGGCCGGCCGGTGCGGCCGGACGTCCGACGGCATCTGCGTCCGGCTGTACTCGGAGGAGGACTTCGCCGGCCGGCCCGCCTTCACCGATCCCGAGATCCTGCGCACCAACCTGGCCTCGGTGATCCTGCAGATGGAGGCGCTCGGCCTCGGCGAGATGGCGGACTTCCCGTTCCTCGACCCGCCGGAGTCACGCCAGGTCACCGACGGCATGCGGCTGCTGACCGAGCTGGGCGCGTTCGTCGAGGACGCCGAGCCCGGCAGGCGGCTGACCCCGATCGGGCGCAGCCTCGCCCAGCTGCCGGTGGATCCCCGGCTGGGCCGGATGGTGCTCGCGGCCGGCGAGCTGGGCTGCCTGTCCGAGGTGCTGGTGATCGCCTCCGCGCTGGCCATCCAGGACCCGCGGGAGCGGCCCGTCGAGCAGCGGGCCGCCGCCGACGAGCGGCATGCCCGGTTCACCGACCCGACGTCGGACTTCCTGTCGATCCTGAACCTGTGGCGGCATCTGCGTACCGCGCGCGAGGAACGGTCGTCCAACCAGTTCCGCCGGATGTGCCGCACCGAGTTCCTGAACTACCTGCGGATCCGGGAGTGGCAGGACGTCCACGGCCAGCTGCGCGCGATCGCCCGGAACCTGGGGCTGGAGCCGAACGACAGCCCGGCCGACGCCCGGTCGGTGCACCAGGCGCTGCTCACCGGGCTGCTCTCTCATCTCGGCCGCTACGAGCCGGAGAAGAAGGACTACCTCGGGGCCCGCGGGGCGCGTTTCGCGATCTTCCCGGGTTCCGGGCTCGCGCGGCGGCGGCCGTCCCGGCCCGAAGCCGGCGACGGGGGCCGGGAGACGCCGGCGGAAGCGGAGGCGGAGGCGGGCGGGCGACGCGGACCGGGCATCCCGACCTGGGTCGTCGCGGCCGAGCTGGTCGAGACGTCCCGGCTGTGGGCGCGCACGGTGGCGCGGGTGGAGCCCGAGTGGGTCGAGCCGCTCGCCGAGCACCTGCTGCGGCGCAGCTACAGCGAGCCGCACTGGTCTCGCAAGCAGGCCGCGGCACTGGCCTACGAGAAGGTCACGCTGTACGGGATCCCGCTGGTGACGTCCCGGCTGGTCCAGTACGGGCGGATCGACCCGGTCGTCAGCCGGGACCTGTTCATCCGGCACGCGCTCGTCGAGGGCGACTGGCACACCCGGCACGCCTTCTTCCACGCGAACCGGGAGCTGCTCGCCGGGGTGGAGGAGCTGGAGCACCGGGCCCGCCGCCGCGACATCGTCGTCGACGACGAGACGCTGTTCGAGTTCTACGACCGGCGGATCCCCGCCGACGTCGTCTCCGGCCGCCATTTCGACACCTGGTGGAAGGCGACCCGTCGGACCGAGCCGGACCTGCTCGACTTCTCCGCGTCAATGCTGGTCAACGACCGCGCGGGCGCGATCCGCCAGCAGGACTACCCGGACATCTGGGTCGCCGACGGCATCGAGCTGGCCCTCACCTACCAGTTCACGCCCGGGGAGGCCGCCGACGGGGTGACCGTGCGGGTGCCGCTGCCAGTCCTCGGCACGCTGCGCGCGGAGCCGTTCACCTGGCAGGTGCCCGGGCTGCGGGAGGAGCTCGTCACGGCGCTGATCCGGGCGCTGCCCAAGGTGGTGCGGCGCGGTTTCGTCCCGGCGCCGAACTACGCCCGTGCCGTCCTGGACCGCCTGGCCCCCGCTGACCGCCCGGCCCCCGGCGGTTCCCCGGCCGACGGCGGCGGGCCGCCGGTCGACGACCGCCCGCTGGCCGACGCCGTCGCCGGTGAGCTGCACCGGATGAGCGGCTCGGCGCTCCCCTCCGGCGTCTGGTCACCGCCGCGGCTGGCCGAACTGCTGCCACCGCACCTGCGGATGACCTTCCGGGTCGTCGACGACGGCGGGAAGACGCTCGCCGAGGGCAAGGACCTGGCCGAGCTCCGGGCCCGGCTGCGGCCCCGGACGAAGGCGGTCGTCACGGCCGCGGCCGCCGGCGTGGAACGCGCCGGCCTGCGCACCTGGGACGTCGGCACGCTGCCCGCGGTGATCGAGCGCAGCCGCGGCGGCCATGTCGTGCGCGCCCACCCGGCACTGGTCGACGAGGGCGGCTCGGTCGCGGTCCGGGTCTTCGACGACCGGGCGGAGGCCGACCGCGCGATGTGGGCCGGCACCCGCCGGCTGCTGCTCCTCAACGTCTCCTCCCCCGTCCGGGGGATCATCGGCCGGCTGCCCAACGCGGCGAAGCTGGCCCTGAGCAACAACCCGCACCGCGACGTCACCGACCTGTTGGACGACTGCGTCGCCGCCGCCGTGGACACGCTGCTGCGCCGCGCCGGCGGGCCCGCCCGGGACGAGGCGGGTTTCGCCACGCTGCTCGAGACGGTGCGCGCGGAGCTGGCGGACACCGCGTGGACGGTGGTCCGCGGCACCGAGCGGGTGCTCGCCGCCGCCCACGAGATCAGCCTCGGGGTGCGGGCGCTGAGCAGCCCGGCGCTGCTGGTGACCGCGACCGACCTGCGCACCCAGCTCGACGCGCTGATCCACCGGGGCTTCGTGACCGAGGCGGGTACCGAGCGCCTGCCCGATCTGGAGCGCTACCTCACCGCCGCCCGGCGGCGCCTGGACCGGCTGCCCGGCGACGCCGCCCGGGACCGCCAGCTCACCCTCCGGGTGCGCAACGTCGTCGAGGCCTTCCAGGAGCTGCTCGACGAGGTGGGCCCGGCGCGCGCCGGGTCCGAACCGGTCCAGGCGATCCGCTGGATGATCGAGGAGCTGCGGGTCAGCCTGTTCGCCCAGGCGCTGCGCACGCCGTACCCGGTCTCCGAGGAGCGCGTCTACCGGGCGATCGACCAGCTGCGCCCCGGCTGA
- a CDS encoding anthrone oxygenase family protein: protein MVSALVVISLVLTGLVAGTMAVGLVAVRPAMHSLPPTSYVLVKQAFDVSYPKLMKPLQISSLLSTVVLAVAAAVDGASTCAIIAAVAAVAVFTNILVTVRGDLPINNAMATWRPEAPPADWESQRARWDFFNSIRTTAAVGALVLLALAATTSY from the coding sequence ATGGTCTCGGCGCTTGTCGTGATCTCCCTCGTCCTGACCGGGCTCGTCGCGGGAACCATGGCCGTCGGCCTGGTCGCCGTCCGGCCCGCGATGCACTCCCTGCCCCCGACTTCGTATGTGCTGGTCAAGCAGGCGTTCGACGTCAGCTACCCGAAGCTGATGAAGCCGCTCCAGATCAGCAGTCTGCTGTCGACGGTCGTGCTGGCCGTCGCGGCCGCGGTGGACGGAGCGTCCACCTGCGCGATCATCGCCGCCGTCGCAGCCGTCGCCGTGTTCACCAACATTCTCGTCACGGTGCGGGGCGACCTCCCGATCAACAACGCGATGGCCACCTGGCGACCGGAGGCCCCACCCGCGGACTGGGAATCCCAGCGGGCCCGCTGGGACTTCTTCAACTCGATCCGCACCACCGCCGCCGTCGGCGCGCTGGTGCTGCTCGCGCTGGCGGCGACCACGAGCTACTGA
- a CDS encoding helix-turn-helix domain-containing protein, whose protein sequence is MTTTQLGGGPTVRRILLGSQLRRLREEKGISREDAGYHIRASESKISRMELGRVSFKERDVDDLLTLYGVTDSAERAPLLSLVREANRPGWWHSFGDVLPNWFQPYIGLEEAAQLIRTYELQFIPGLLQTEEYARAVITQGNIGVPAEIIERRVNVRMNRQKVLHRENAPRLWVVVDEAALRRPIGGPKVMRSQLEQLIALCDLPNLTLQIMPFAFGGHAAEGGAFSILRFPESDLPDVVYLEQLTGAVYMDKREDVDIYAEAMNRLTVDSPPPATTPELLSQIIAEL, encoded by the coding sequence GTGACGACCACTCAGCTGGGTGGCGGTCCGACCGTACGTCGGATCCTGCTCGGCTCACAGCTCCGTCGGCTTCGGGAGGAAAAGGGCATAAGCCGCGAGGACGCCGGTTACCACATCCGGGCCTCGGAGTCGAAGATCAGCCGCATGGAACTAGGGCGGGTGAGCTTCAAGGAACGCGACGTCGACGATCTCCTCACCCTGTACGGGGTGACGGACAGCGCCGAGCGCGCGCCGCTGCTCTCGCTCGTCCGGGAGGCCAACCGGCCCGGCTGGTGGCACAGCTTCGGCGACGTGCTCCCGAACTGGTTCCAGCCCTACATCGGGCTGGAGGAGGCGGCGCAGCTCATCCGGACCTACGAGCTCCAGTTCATCCCCGGGCTTCTCCAGACGGAGGAGTACGCCAGGGCCGTGATCACGCAGGGTAACATCGGCGTACCCGCGGAGATCATCGAGCGTCGGGTCAACGTGCGCATGAACCGGCAGAAGGTCCTCCACCGCGAGAACGCGCCCCGGCTGTGGGTGGTGGTCGACGAGGCCGCCCTGCGGCGCCCGATCGGCGGCCCCAAGGTGATGCGCAGCCAGCTCGAGCAGCTGATCGCCCTGTGCGACCTGCCGAACCTGACCCTGCAGATCATGCCGTTCGCCTTCGGCGGCCACGCGGCCGAGGGCGGCGCTTTCAGCATCCTGCGTTTTCCGGAGTCGGACCTCCCCGATGTGGTCTACCTGGAGCAGCTCACCGGCGCCGTCTACATGGATAAAAGAGAAGATGTGGACATTTACGCCGAAGCGATGAACCGGCTGACGGTGGACAGCCCGCCGCCGGCCACCACGCCCGAGCTTCTCAGCCAAATCATCGCCGAGCTCTGA
- a CDS encoding DUF397 domain-containing protein, whose protein sequence is MSKIYSGMPATALQRVTWQKSRRSNSQGNCVEMARLPGDEVAVRNSRHPDGPALVYTRAEIEALILGAKDGDFDNLLI, encoded by the coding sequence TTGTCCAAGATCTACAGTGGTATGCCTGCCACGGCCCTACAACGGGTTACCTGGCAGAAGAGTCGACGGAGCAATTCGCAGGGCAACTGCGTCGAGATGGCGCGGCTTCCTGGGGACGAGGTGGCCGTTAGAAACTCCAGGCATCCCGACGGGCCCGCGCTGGTTTACACGCGGGCTGAGATTGAGGCGCTGATCCTGGGCGCGAAGGATGGGGATTTCGACAACCTGCTCATCTGA
- a CDS encoding PPOX class F420-dependent oxidoreductase, which yields MPSAVTLPAWTETSKYLSLTTFRSDGRSVATPVWFVVNGAELLVLTDEKSGKVHRLRNSPRATVAPCDARGKAAESPVEVMAEVVPERTGAARAMVHRRYRVAAPLVSTVSKAVRAVRRRPPETQTAIRITLPGW from the coding sequence ATGCCGTCAGCCGTCACCCTGCCTGCCTGGACCGAAACGTCGAAGTACCTGTCGCTGACCACCTTCCGCAGTGACGGGCGATCCGTCGCGACGCCGGTGTGGTTCGTGGTCAACGGTGCCGAGCTGCTCGTTCTCACCGACGAGAAAAGCGGAAAGGTGCACCGCCTGCGTAACTCCCCGCGGGCGACGGTCGCCCCGTGCGACGCCCGCGGAAAGGCGGCGGAGAGCCCGGTGGAGGTGATGGCCGAGGTCGTCCCGGAACGTACCGGTGCCGCGCGGGCCATGGTGCACCGCCGTTACCGGGTCGCGGCGCCGCTGGTCTCGACCGTCTCGAAGGCGGTGCGCGCGGTACGCCGTCGCCCCCCGGAGACGCAGACCGCCATCCGGATCACCCTGCCCGGCTGGTAG
- a CDS encoding oxidoreductase — translation MNAGDTAAGPVCAGPVCAGPVDVDSTGAGSAGAGSAGADAGASPADLGALLLGQVARLLAGLDGRQVADLVAGRARLTVVTTATARPAGPATDTAGRAASAAGRAQVVEVPGGADLEELRRSLLGAPSRAAAEQLLDDLGPLPVTRLRELAANLGIKGVASRDPRATVQRKIVDQTVGRRLRSAAMSGGVHGT, via the coding sequence GTGAACGCCGGCGACACCGCCGCCGGCCCCGTGTGTGCCGGTCCCGTGTGTGCCGGCCCCGTGGATGTCGACTCGACGGGTGCCGGCTCGGCGGGTGCCGGCTCGGCGGGTGCCGACGCCGGCGCGTCACCCGCGGACCTCGGCGCGCTGCTGCTGGGCCAGGTGGCCCGGCTGCTGGCCGGCCTCGACGGCCGCCAGGTCGCCGACCTGGTGGCGGGCCGCGCCCGACTCACGGTGGTGACCACCGCCACCGCACGTCCCGCGGGCCCGGCGACGGACACCGCGGGCCGAGCGGCGAGCGCCGCGGGCCGGGCCCAGGTCGTCGAGGTACCCGGCGGAGCCGACCTGGAGGAGCTGCGCCGATCCCTGCTGGGCGCGCCCAGCCGCGCGGCCGCGGAACAGCTCCTGGACGACCTCGGCCCGCTCCCGGTGACGCGGTTGCGGGAGCTGGCCGCCAACCTGGGGATCAAAGGCGTCGCCAGCCGCGACCCCCGGGCCACCGTCCAGCGGAAGATCGTGGACCAGACGGTCGGCCGACGGCTGCGGTCGGCGGCGATGTCCGGGGGCGTCCACGGCACGTGA
- a CDS encoding ParA family protein encodes MKVVAVVNYKGGVGKTTLTANIGADIARWGKRVLMIDLDPQASLTFSFYRPEEWRANLADDRTIKEWFEAWRGESYVPHLSPFVTTPPVVNAAITHNGGGLGLVASHLSLGDVEMNLAARLGGAQVRRSTRYYFDVYQRLAAGLATFHPADYDLVLIDCPPNFGVITRMAVAACDFLLVPARPDELSTLGIEHLITRLRRFAWEYNRVADMQSDRYPGVKRLDPEILGIVFTMVQYYGGQPIAAMQPHIELARGLDAPVFEAMLRESNSYFAGAAGTQLPVVLSERIPRGLALELRTLVDEFLRRIGAANRGY; translated from the coding sequence GTGAAAGTCGTGGCAGTCGTCAATTACAAGGGCGGGGTGGGAAAGACGACGCTCACCGCGAACATCGGCGCGGACATCGCCCGCTGGGGAAAGCGCGTCCTGATGATCGACCTCGACCCGCAGGCGAGCCTCACGTTCTCGTTCTACCGCCCGGAGGAGTGGCGGGCGAATCTCGCCGACGACCGGACCATCAAGGAGTGGTTCGAGGCCTGGCGCGGCGAGTCCTACGTTCCGCACCTCTCGCCGTTCGTCACGACCCCGCCGGTCGTCAACGCGGCCATCACCCACAACGGCGGCGGGCTCGGGCTGGTCGCGTCGCACCTCTCGCTCGGTGACGTCGAGATGAACCTGGCGGCGCGGCTCGGCGGGGCGCAGGTCCGCCGCTCGACCCGGTACTACTTCGACGTCTACCAGCGGCTGGCGGCCGGGCTGGCGACGTTCCACCCCGCCGACTACGACCTGGTGCTCATCGACTGCCCGCCGAACTTCGGTGTGATCACCCGCATGGCGGTCGCCGCCTGCGACTTCCTGCTCGTCCCGGCCCGGCCGGACGAGCTGTCGACGCTGGGCATCGAGCACCTGATCACCCGGCTGCGCCGCTTCGCGTGGGAGTACAACCGGGTCGCGGACATGCAGTCGGACCGCTACCCCGGGGTCAAGCGGCTCGACCCGGAGATCCTGGGCATCGTGTTCACCATGGTGCAGTACTACGGCGGCCAGCCGATCGCCGCGATGCAGCCGCACATCGAGCTGGCCAGAGGCCTCGACGCGCCGGTGTTCGAGGCGATGCTCCGGGAGAGCAACAGCTACTTCGCCGGCGCGGCCGGGACCCAGCTCCCCGTCGTGCTCTCCGAGCGCATCCCCCGTGGACTCGCTCTCGAGCTGCGCACACTGGTCGACGAGTTCCTCCGACGGATCGGGGCTGCCAACCGTGGGTACTGA
- a CDS encoding protein kinase domain-containing protein, whose protein sequence is MLEPLIDSDPRAIGPYRLSGRLGTGGMGAVYLGFDPARRPAAVKVVRPDLLGDAEFRGRFRQEVAAARRVRGSFVAAVLDADVDAPTPWMATEYVDGVSLQTAVGRRGRLDGPMLAGLAAGLANALVAVHAAGLVHRDLKPSNVLLAWDGPKIIDFGIARALDATSHTTAGGVLGTVAWMAPEQLRGERVGPPGDIFAWALCVVFAARGRHPFPADAPAVSALRMLADDPDLTGVPDHLLPLLAGALAKDPGLRPTATQVVSSLAGVAVTSLDEADAAARGLIGTGWVPPTPPGAGPPPDVSGVRTLAAPSPVIGAPPPPAVSSPPAAGSVSTTGSPATAGRAGGGAAGARRSGLLTGLAAAGLVLAVLAVTLAVTGVGRDRSAASGDGTGQDARMQVGALKDMAPPAPAGKGARASRPGLPATGPAGPGPASTAPDSPGAAPDGTPGPGGPSPSAGTPGAPAPTAPAPAPAPSQAPRLPPATPLYRYYNGQDHATLTSATPAAGFHLEQVLGNLFTSGDVPGTVPVYTCLDGSESFTSLASSCESRTPVGVLGWIYAAKPAEPATLAVYRCRIGADHFDSPRADCEGQTAEGLIGYAPP, encoded by the coding sequence ATGCTGGAGCCGCTCATCGACTCCGACCCGCGTGCCATCGGGCCGTACCGGCTGTCGGGCAGGCTGGGCACGGGTGGGATGGGCGCCGTCTACCTGGGGTTCGACCCCGCCCGCCGGCCCGCGGCGGTCAAGGTCGTGCGACCCGACCTGCTCGGCGACGCCGAGTTCCGCGGCCGGTTCCGCCAGGAGGTCGCCGCCGCCCGGCGGGTGCGCGGCTCGTTCGTCGCCGCCGTTCTCGACGCCGACGTCGACGCGCCGACGCCCTGGATGGCGACCGAGTACGTCGACGGGGTGAGCCTGCAGACGGCGGTGGGCCGGCGCGGGCGACTCGACGGGCCGATGCTCGCCGGCCTCGCCGCCGGCCTGGCGAACGCGCTGGTGGCCGTGCACGCCGCCGGCCTGGTGCATCGCGATCTCAAGCCGTCCAACGTGCTGCTGGCCTGGGACGGTCCGAAGATCATCGACTTCGGCATCGCCCGGGCGCTCGACGCCACCAGCCACACCACCGCCGGCGGCGTGCTCGGGACGGTCGCCTGGATGGCCCCCGAGCAGCTCCGCGGCGAGCGGGTCGGACCACCCGGAGACATCTTCGCCTGGGCCCTGTGTGTGGTCTTCGCGGCACGGGGGCGGCACCCGTTCCCGGCCGACGCGCCGGCGGTGTCCGCGCTGCGCATGCTCGCCGACGACCCCGATCTGACCGGAGTGCCCGACCACCTGCTCCCGCTGCTCGCCGGCGCCCTCGCCAAGGACCCCGGTCTGCGTCCGACGGCGACGCAGGTGGTGTCCAGCCTGGCCGGGGTCGCCGTGACCAGCCTCGACGAGGCCGACGCCGCGGCCCGCGGCCTGATCGGAACCGGCTGGGTGCCACCGACGCCGCCGGGCGCCGGCCCCCCGCCCGACGTGTCGGGCGTCCGGACCCTGGCGGCACCGTCGCCGGTGATCGGCGCGCCACCGCCACCGGCGGTCAGCTCGCCACCAGCGGCCGGCTCGGTATCGACGACCGGCTCGCCGGCGACAGCCGGCCGGGCAGGTGGCGGCGCCGCGGGTGCCCGCCGCTCCGGCCTGCTGACCGGTCTCGCCGCCGCCGGCCTGGTCCTCGCCGTGCTCGCGGTCACGCTCGCCGTGACCGGCGTGGGACGGGACCGGTCGGCCGCCAGCGGTGACGGGACCGGCCAGGACGCACGGATGCAGGTCGGGGCGCTCAAGGACATGGCACCCCCGGCGCCGGCGGGCAAGGGGGCACGCGCGAGCCGGCCCGGCCTCCCGGCCACCGGTCCCGCGGGGCCGGGGCCGGCTTCGACCGCCCCCGACTCCCCCGGCGCGGCGCCGGACGGCACACCGGGCCCGGGTGGGCCGAGCCCCTCGGCGGGCACACCGGGCGCGCCGGCACCGACCGCCCCGGCACCCGCGCCCGCACCGTCCCAGGCCCCGCGGCTGCCACCGGCCACGCCGCTCTACCGCTACTACAACGGCCAGGACCACGCCACGCTCACGAGCGCGACGCCGGCCGCCGGCTTCCACCTGGAGCAGGTGCTGGGCAACCTGTTCACCAGCGGGGACGTCCCGGGGACGGTCCCCGTCTACACGTGCCTCGACGGGTCGGAGTCGTTCACCTCCCTGGCGTCCTCGTGCGAGAGCCGCACACCCGTGGGCGTGCTGGGCTGGATCTACGCGGCGAAGCCGGCGGAGCCGGCCACCCTGGCGGTGTACCGGTGCCGTATCGGTGCGGATCATTTCGATTCCCCCCGGGCCGACTGCGAGGGCCAGACAGCGGAGGGGCTCATCGGCTACGCGCCGCCCTGA
- a CDS encoding SCP2 sterol-binding domain-containing protein has translation MSDLSVDLNADPATLVDALGSLSESQTETVLRGPSGDAVLDELFARMRDSFQPEKAKGEDALVQFVLNGGPGGATRVYVLAVRGAACELTVDPPGGTAPGGGRTVTITTDRVRLVRVVTGQANAAKLYLTRKIKIDGDLKFGGQVVSWFGVPSEN, from the coding sequence ATGTCCGACCTGTCCGTTGATCTGAACGCCGACCCGGCCACGCTGGTCGACGCGCTGGGCTCGTTGTCGGAGTCCCAGACGGAGACGGTCCTGCGCGGCCCGTCGGGCGACGCCGTCCTCGACGAGCTGTTCGCGCGGATGCGCGACAGCTTCCAGCCGGAGAAGGCCAAGGGCGAGGACGCGCTGGTCCAGTTCGTCCTCAACGGTGGCCCGGGCGGTGCGACGCGGGTGTACGTGCTGGCCGTGCGTGGCGCGGCGTGCGAGCTGACCGTCGACCCGCCCGGCGGCACGGCGCCGGGCGGCGGGCGGACGGTGACCATCACGACCGACCGGGTCCGCCTGGTGCGCGTCGTCACAGGGCAGGCGAACGCCGCCAAGCTCTACCTCACACGCAAGATCAAAATTGATGGTGACCTCAAGTTCGGCGGGCAGGTCGTCTCCTGGTTCGGGGTTCCCTCAGAGAACTGA